The window TCCAAGTCTCATATCCACAATGGCCTGAGCTTGTCTATCACTTAAATTGAACCTGTCCATCAAACCCTGTTTGGCAAGAGGCTCTGTTTTTGAACTTCTGATTATATTAATAACCTCATCAAGGTTATCTAAAGCAATCTTCAAGCCCTCCAAAATATGAGCCCTTGCTTCTGCCTTATTAAGCTCAAACTTTGTTCTTCTTGTAATTACATCCTTCTGATGTTTTATATAATGATCTATTGCCTGTCTTAAATTTAAGATCCTTGGCTCAAACTTCTTATCCTCTGTCTGAACAAGAGCAAGCATATTAACACTGAAGGTTTCCTGAAGCTGAGTATTCTTATAGAGCTGATTTAAAACTACATTTGCATTAGCTTCCCTTTTAAGTTCGATAACAATTCTCATACCTTCCCTGTCCGATTCATCACGAAGGTCGGAAATCCCATCAATCCTCTTATCCTTTACCAAATCAGCTATCTTTTCTATAAGTCTGGCCTTATTCACCTGGTAAGGCAATTCAGTTACAATTATACGCTGCCTGTTGTTTGGCATAGGCTCAATAGATGCCTGTGCCCTCATAACTACTCTCCCTCTTCCGGTTCTGTATGCATCTCTTATTCCCTGCTTTCCTATTATTATACCTGCAGTAGGAAAATCAGGTCCTTTAATTATCTTATTTAGCTCATCAATAGTGATTTCTGGCTCGTCAATTATTTTAACAATCCCATCTATTACTTCTCCTAAATTGTGTGGAGGTATATTAGTCGCCATACCAACTGCAATACCGGAAGAACCGTTTACTAAAAGGTTGGGAAATCTTGACGGTAGTACGACCGGCTCCATTTCATGCTCATCAAAGTTCGGCTTAAAATCAACAGTATCTTTATTTATATCACTAAGCATTTCCATTGATATCTTAGAAAGCCTTGCTTCGGTATACCTCATAGCAGCAGGAGGGTCACCATCTACAGAACCAAAGTTACCGTGGCCGTCGACCAGCATATACCTTAATGAAAAGTCCTGTGCCATACGAACCATACTCTCATATACAGCTGCATCACCATGGGGGTGATATTTACCCAGAACTTCCCCAACAGTAGTAGCACATTTTCTGTGCGGTTTGTCGGGAGTAAAACCAAGCTGAGACATGGAATATAAAATTCTTCTGTGAACAGGCTTCAATCCATCCCTGACATCAGGAAGTGCACGGTCAGCAATAACGCTCATAGCATAATCTATGAACGATTTCTTCATTTCAGATTCTATATCAACCGGTATAATTCTTTGTTCCCTTACTTCATTTGAATCTGACATTAAATTTACCCCTTTTCTAAATTGCTATATATAACCTCTCTAAAAAAGTATACAACATAATTTACTAGACAATAAAAAGAATCACTTTTTTTGAGAGATGTTTTGCCTAAGTTAATTATAAATAAATTTTCACCACTACTAATTTTAATAAAGTTTTCAATAGCTGTCCACTTTTTTTGATTTTTTTAGTATAATTATTTTTAACGTCTTACCAATTCCAATAAAAATATACTAAAGATATATTAAAGGGAACAGAATCATCTGTCCCCGTTTTTCAATTCCTAATGTATTAAGTATTTCCACCTTTAGGTATTCTTATAATAAATTCCATGTATTCTCCTCTATCAAGCTGTGCTGCTTTTGCATTAACTCCCGATTTTTTCATCAGATCTATTGCCTGTTTTATGGTGTTCACAAAAATTCTTATATCCCTAATAGCCCTTGTAAATTTCTTTTCATGTACTGCTTCTTTAGGAGTATTGGCATTGCCTGTATTATTTAAATTATTGGGCTTGTTTGTATATCTCTCTATTGCCCTGTCTACAAGCTCTTCCGTTTTCTTTACGTTCATCCCCTTTTCACAAACATGTTTCAAAACCTTCATTTGCAGCTGTTCATCATGCAGCTTGAGTAATGCTCGTGCATGTCTCTCTGTAAGATTATTGTCCTTAAGTATTTTCTTAACCAATGGCCCCAATTTGAGAAGCCTTATTTTATTTGCTATGGTAGACTGGCTTTTTCCTATCTTCTGTGCAAGCTCATCTTGTGTAAACCCGTGATCCTTGATAAGATTGTTATATCCTTCCGCCTCTTCCATGTAGTTTAAATCTTCTCTTTGCAGGTTTTCTATCAATGCAATTACGGCAGAATCATTATCATCTATGTTTACTACAATTGCCGGAATCTCTTCAAGTCCTGCCATTGTAGCCGCCCTTAGTCTCCTCTCTCCTGCTACCAACTCATATGTACTGTTTGATATCCTTCTTACATTGATAGGTTGAATAACTCCATACTGCTTAATTGATTCACATAACTCCTCCAGAGAAGAGATATTAAACTGCTTTCTTGGTTGATAAGGATTGGGCCTAATGTTTTCAATCCTTATGTAGGACATGTTTTTAATGTTCTCTTTCTTAATGTTTCTTTCTTCTTGAACCCTGTTTTCCAGCATAATATGCACCATCCTTTGTATATTTTTCCCTCGCGACACATCTCCAAGATGTCATTTTCTTTTGTTATTGGCATTAAAATACAATTAGTATATTCTCTTACTTCTTTTTAAATCCTTTTTTTATAATTAAGAATCGTTCGTCGAAATGCCTCATATTGCAACATTTTACGAATCAATATGTTGATTTGAGGTCTATATTTGCTAAATTTATGTTTTAATTTGTCATCATGTGTCGTAAACTTTTTTAGATATTTCAATTTTGTTTTTTATTGTTTTATAATGAATTTATTTAGGAATTAGTGTAAAATAGTTATTGAACTAGTTAGTTTTCTATAAATTGGCATACATCAACCAAATCAGTCCTATATATAAAGCTTACTTAATATTATTTAAACATTTATTTACATTGCTGAAAGGGGATAATAAGATGAACAGTAATTATGATATAAAATCACTGCTAGAAATAATATTTAACGTTACAAAGAAAAATGCTAAAATTTTAGCAAATCAGTATTTATTAAAGGATGTCTCTATTATTTCAAAATGGAGAAGTAATGTTTCACTGCCAAGAAATTATGATATATGCAAAATTGTAGAGTTTGTTGACACTGAGTGCACAACATCCCAGAAAAGGATAATACGTGATAACATTGAAAACCTTCTTAATAAATCAACAGTAAATGATAATGTTAAAAACATTGTCATTTCCATGGAGGATTTTAATGATTTTTTAAGAGAAGCCATTAGTGTTTCAGTTTCCAGCTCAGATAAACCAAACATTAGTGAAGTAACAGCTATAAATGAAGATGAAACAAATCCTGTCACACTAAAAGCAGTTTCAGGAAAGTCAGAAAATAGGTATACCGGAGTAGTTGAACTTGATTTGGTTCTTCCTGAAGGTGGAGATTTAAGCGATCTTTCCAATGCAGGAATTGAATTTAAAGGAAAGGTAAATCTTACCCCAAGAAAAAGGGTTATTAAAGTTGCCAATTATTTTAGGAGCAGGTCTGTATTCGGCGTTGTATTAGTCTGGGTTTTTACAGGTATTTTAATAGCACTTTTTACAGGACTGCAGAATACCAGCTTCTTTGCATTCGGCTCAAAGAGCACCATCGTTCAGACTACTCCTACGCCATGTGCCACTGTAACAAAGCCCCAGGCTACTTTAAATTCTTTAATACCTACTTCAGCAGTCACTCATGCTTCTCCTTCTGCTACACCAGTACATAAGCCTACTCCAACAAAAGAAATATCTAATAATGCATCTACAGGTAATAAAACAGGTAACAAAAACAAAACCAATGTTAAGACAAGCAATGAGACTAATAACACTACTAATAATACTACAGAAAACAAATGGAACAATTTTAGTATAAATATCGACGGTAATAACCATAAAATTGTTGTGGGTGATGAAAATGCTGTTGACTTTGAAAAGGAGTAGCATCAATTCAGTAGGTGATTAAAAATGAAAAGTAAGTTTATCTTAATTATAAAACTTTTCATATTAGCGGCATTTGTATTTAGTTCGCCATATATGGAGGTTAATGCAAAAGATGTAAGAATTATAGTTAAAAGCTTTAATATAAAAAATGCTCGGCCTGAGACTATTAATGGCATAACATACTTGCCATTAAGGAGCATTTTTCAGTCTTTAGGCTGGAAGGTTAATTGGAATACAAAAGAAAAGTCTGTGGTCTGTACCTTTGAAGACAGACAAATGAGATTCAGACATGGAAGCAGAGAAATTGATGTTAATAAAAAATATGAACTAATGGATTTTCCTTTTAAAATAATAAAAAATAAAGGTTATCTACCAAAAAAGTTTATTACACAGCAGTTTGGTATTAAAGTTAGATGGAATAAGAAAGACAACATAATTATAACTTCCGACGAAGATACTACCAGTATAACTGTTAATGGAGGAAATAACATTGTAGTTGTAGGAGACGGAATAATTGTAAACATATTTGAGCCATGCAGTGTTGAAACAATCAATGACATGATAAGTTTATCCGATAAGCTCCTTGCCTTAAGCAATGCTGAAGATGCCATAGTAAAGTATAATGAAATCCTTGATAATATTTCAAGAGATGAATTGCCTGATGTTTATTCTCATGTTATGAACAATATTGCCAATGCATACAGTAAGTTATCTGAGTATAAGCATACCAAAAGCAACATAAAAAAAGCAATAGATTGCTACCAGCAAGCAATTACTTTTTATAAGGAGACTGAGGATTGTGCAAATTACTCCATAATACTAAACAACCTTGGAAATGCATATAGGGTACTATTCGATATATCTGGAGATAAATCATTATTGCAAAAAGCTGTTAATTTGTATAAGGAATCTCTGAATTTCTATACATTAACCAAGTACCCTATGGATTATGCTCTTTTACAATACAATATGGGCAAGTCATATTCCCATCTGGAAAACTGGGATTTATCAATAGATTGTCTTCTCAAGGCAAAGGAGGTGTTAACAAAAGCACTTGATGTTTATACCATTGATAACTCACCTTCATATTATGCACTTATTAACTACAATTTAGGATCAATCAAATTTATGCTTGAAAGTATATATCCTTTGGAAGGAGGTACCAATAATTTTTCAAATCATTTTAATGAAGCATTAAAAATATGGTCAGCAGAAAGCTATCCAATGAACTATGCTAAAGTTCATGAATATTTAGGTTTTATGTGTGTAAATTCATATGAAAAGACAGACATACTGGATTATTTATATAAGGCAAAAGATGAATATGAAGAGGCTTATAAATTTTATTCATTAGAGCGCAGCCCATTTAAATATGCAAGCATAAACTATGAAATCGGCAAATTAAAAATTTATGCTTTAAATTCAAATATTTACAAAGAAAGTATTTCAGAAGCTGCTGTTTCTTTTAAAAATTGTCTTGAGGTATTTACTGCTGATCAGTATCCAAAGTATTACAAAGCTTCCCTTTCCGCATTAGACAATTTAAAAAATATTAATAATTAATAAACTAAAAAGGAAGTGACATACAAATGAAAAAAACACATACAAATGTCTTTGCAGTTTTTATTTTTTTTACTTTTTTTACTCTTTTCCTAGGTATTCAGGTACAAGCTGCTTCTGAGGAATATAAAGTCCGGATAAATGAAAGTACAGTACAGTTCACCATGTCGCCTATTATGGAAAAAGGAACCTTGCTTATACCAATCAGAGAAGTATGCGAAATCTTTGGATATAAAGTTAATTGGAATGCATCAGCTAAATCTGTTACTTGTACAAAAAA is drawn from Pseudobacteroides sp. and contains these coding sequences:
- a CDS encoding stalk domain-containing protein encodes the protein MKSKFILIIKLFILAAFVFSSPYMEVNAKDVRIIVKSFNIKNARPETINGITYLPLRSIFQSLGWKVNWNTKEKSVVCTFEDRQMRFRHGSREIDVNKKYELMDFPFKIIKNKGYLPKKFITQQFGIKVRWNKKDNIIITSDEDTTSITVNGGNNIVVVGDGIIVNIFEPCSVETINDMISLSDKLLALSNAEDAIVKYNEILDNISRDELPDVYSHVMNNIANAYSKLSEYKHTKSNIKKAIDCYQQAITFYKETEDCANYSIILNNLGNAYRVLFDISGDKSLLQKAVNLYKESLNFYTLTKYPMDYALLQYNMGKSYSHLENWDLSIDCLLKAKEVLTKALDVYTIDNSPSYYALINYNLGSIKFMLESIYPLEGGTNNFSNHFNEALKIWSAESYPMNYAKVHEYLGFMCVNSYEKTDILDYLYKAKDEYEEAYKFYSLERSPFKYASINYEIGKLKIYALNSNIYKESISEAAVSFKNCLEVFTADQYPKYYKASLSALDNLKNINN
- the noc gene encoding nucleoid occlusion protein; the protein is MLENRVQEERNIKKENIKNMSYIRIENIRPNPYQPRKQFNISSLEELCESIKQYGVIQPINVRRISNSTYELVAGERRLRAATMAGLEEIPAIVVNIDDNDSAVIALIENLQREDLNYMEEAEGYNNLIKDHGFTQDELAQKIGKSQSTIANKIRLLKLGPLVKKILKDNNLTERHARALLKLHDEQLQMKVLKHVCEKGMNVKKTEELVDRAIERYTNKPNNLNNTGNANTPKEAVHEKKFTRAIRDIRIFVNTIKQAIDLMKKSGVNAKAAQLDRGEYMEFIIRIPKGGNT
- the gyrA gene encoding DNA gyrase subunit A produces the protein MSDSNEVREQRIIPVDIESEMKKSFIDYAMSVIADRALPDVRDGLKPVHRRILYSMSQLGFTPDKPHRKCATTVGEVLGKYHPHGDAAVYESMVRMAQDFSLRYMLVDGHGNFGSVDGDPPAAMRYTEARLSKISMEMLSDINKDTVDFKPNFDEHEMEPVVLPSRFPNLLVNGSSGIAVGMATNIPPHNLGEVIDGIVKIIDEPEITIDELNKIIKGPDFPTAGIIIGKQGIRDAYRTGRGRVVMRAQASIEPMPNNRQRIIVTELPYQVNKARLIEKIADLVKDKRIDGISDLRDESDREGMRIVIELKREANANVVLNQLYKNTQLQETFSVNMLALVQTEDKKFEPRILNLRQAIDHYIKHQKDVITRRTKFELNKAEARAHILEGLKIALDNLDEVINIIRSSKTEPLAKQGLMDRFNLSDRQAQAIVDMRLGRLTGLEREKLESEYRELLEKIKYYKDVLANEYLVLKIIKEELSVIKEKFADERRTQITVDEDEIDLEDMIKEEENVITLTHFGYIKRQPTDIYRSQRRGGKGIIGLSTREEDFVENLFTTSTHHFILFFTNKGRVFRKKAYEIPESGRQAKGTAIVNLLQLDQDERVATVIPISEYKEGCYLVMATKNGLVKKTDLMEYNSIRRGGLAAVALKDNDELIDVKLTDGNQDIMLATFKGMSIRFNENDVRAVGRVSQGVKGIDLEKDDYVIGMEVCSDNLCLLVVTENGFGKRSELDEYKVQTRGGKGILTYRVTAKTGNLAGVKLVDENDDIMLISSDGTIIRMNVSEISILGRATQGVTLMRMNEGDKVVCVARIVKEEETESEAEDEIEGQIEAEGESQEQ